In Porphyromonas cangingivalis, a genomic segment contains:
- a CDS encoding DUF5723 family protein: protein MSSIGKNLFRTLLLLSLLTLTGQSLRAQSPEIPLMGSRADFVRIQLNPSYIPTDVDLVIGIPLISDISVSAHVPFTLYDVAKPSDDKQLLRVYYDRLIKSLSGNNLGLDAEVNLLQFGFKTKVGFFSFSFGAKASAFASIDKSFGTLLSEGNMNTLGEWRRGRMGSMKARVYNELALGYATDKLLSDGRLQVGARLKLLGGHLYAELVQSDFGLYTSPSGDELRLEAFQTGYINAKGLPRTDAQGKIDWSTADVASAVTPRFPSSYGLGVDLGASYKINDRWSVSLSLRDLGFIRWAGSNVLEEDLMGDKAISFKGIDVSDGLTSTPGKKTKTDVIETMKNAFSDNFTYREDKDISSALDANFHAGVTYNPIEKLAITGLLGGSSILGRWRPDVALSANWQPWDLLGTAISVSSLHGTPVTVGWGLVLGNRLQFHFGVNHILPFNLISLQGRAGLSLRF from the coding sequence ATGTCAAGCATCGGTAAAAATCTATTCCGCACCCTCCTACTCCTCAGTCTACTTACCTTGACAGGCCAGAGCCTCAGAGCCCAAAGTCCGGAGATACCCTTGATGGGCTCACGGGCGGACTTCGTGCGCATACAGCTCAATCCCTCTTACATCCCTACGGATGTCGACCTTGTCATCGGCATCCCCCTGATCTCCGACATCAGCGTCTCCGCACACGTGCCCTTTACGCTCTACGATGTCGCCAAGCCTTCGGACGACAAGCAGCTCTTGAGGGTGTATTACGACCGCCTTATCAAGAGTCTTTCGGGCAATAACTTAGGTCTCGATGCAGAGGTCAATCTTTTGCAGTTTGGTTTTAAGACAAAGGTAGGCTTCTTCTCGTTTTCGTTCGGGGCGAAAGCATCGGCCTTCGCATCGATAGACAAGAGCTTTGGCACGCTCCTCTCGGAGGGCAATATGAACACCCTCGGTGAGTGGCGACGGGGTCGTATGGGGTCGATGAAGGCTCGTGTCTACAACGAACTTGCCCTCGGCTATGCTACGGACAAGCTCCTCAGCGACGGCCGTCTGCAGGTCGGTGCGCGCCTCAAGCTCCTCGGTGGGCACCTTTATGCAGAGCTTGTACAGAGCGACTTCGGCCTCTATACCTCACCTTCGGGTGACGAGCTTCGTCTCGAAGCCTTTCAGACCGGCTATATCAACGCCAAGGGTCTCCCAAGGACCGATGCTCAAGGCAAGATCGACTGGTCCACTGCGGACGTCGCTTCTGCCGTGACACCACGTTTCCCATCGAGCTATGGTCTCGGTGTCGATCTCGGTGCGAGTTACAAGATCAACGACCGGTGGAGCGTTTCACTCTCGTTGAGAGACCTCGGTTTCATCCGTTGGGCAGGGAGTAACGTGTTGGAAGAAGACCTAATGGGAGACAAGGCCATATCCTTCAAGGGTATAGATGTCTCCGACGGACTCACCTCGACACCCGGAAAGAAGACCAAAACGGATGTCATAGAGACGATGAAAAATGCCTTTTCGGACAACTTCACCTATCGTGAGGATAAGGACATCAGTTCGGCACTCGACGCCAACTTCCACGCCGGAGTGACCTACAACCCCATCGAAAAGCTCGCCATCACCGGTCTCCTCGGTGGTAGCAGCATCCTCGGGCGTTGGCGTCCCGATGTGGCACTCTCTGCGAACTGGCAACCATGGGATCTCCTCGGTACGGCGATCAGTGTCAGCTCCCTACACGGCACGCCCGTGACCGTCGGCTGGGGACTTGTTCTGGGCAATAGGTTGCAGTTCCATTTTGGCGTGAACCACATCCTGCCCTTCAACCTCATCAGCCTTCAAGGTCGTGCAGGGCTCAGCCTGCGCTTCTGA